A window of Nocardiopsis sp. Huas11 genomic DNA:
CCCCAGTCCGATGAAGGCGACGTTCGTGGCGGGCATGGTGACCCCTTTCGTGGCTGTACGGGTGTGTGCGGCTGTGGTGACGGGTGACGGGCGAAGGGCTGCGGCCGAAGGCCGTCCGTTGAGGGCGGTAGCCCCGCCCCTCGTGGAACGCCCCCCGGGGCGATGGTGGGCTAGAGCCAGCCGAAGCTCTCGTGGGTCGGAACGGTGGGCTTGTACTCCAGGCCGACGAGCCCGCGGTAGCCGTGCGCCTCGGCCGAGGCCAGCAGCTCCGCGACGGGCAGTTCACCGGTGCCCGGCTCGCCGCGACCGGGGGCGTCGGCGATCTGGATGTGCCCGAACTCGGCGGCGTGGGCGCGGACCACGGCGGCCACGTCCTCTCCGTTGACCGCCAGGTGGAAGAAGTCGGCCAGGAGGGCGACGTTCTCGGCCCCGGCCTCCTTCACCTTCGCCACGAAGGCCAGGCCGTCCGCGGCGGTCTTGAGCGGGTAGTCGTCGGCGCCGCTGATCGGTTCGACGAGGACGGTGCCGCCGACCTTGGCGACCGCCTCGGCGGCGGCCACGGTGTTCTCCAGTGCGAGCCGGTCCTGCTCCGCCGGGTCCACACCCGGCAGGCGGCGGCCGTAGAGCGCGTTGAAGCCGGTCGTTCCGGTGCGCTCGGCGATGCGGGCGACCACGTCGAGGTTGGCGAGGAACTCGGCGGAGCGCGCGGGCTGGGAGAGCACACCGCGGTCGGGGCCGGGCAGGGCTCCGGCGAAGAAGTTGAGCCCGCTCAGCCGAACCCCGGCGGCGTCGACGGCCGCGACGAACGCGTCCACCTCGTCCTGCGGCGGGGTGGCGTCGTCGAACGGCCACCAGAACTCCACGGCGTGGAACCCGGCGTCCCGTGCGGCCTGCGGGCGCTCGTTCAGGGGGAGCTCGGTGAACAGCAGCGAGCAGTTCACCGTGTAGCCCAAAGCGTGGCTCATGCCTTGCCTCCGTCACCTTGGATTCCGCTTTGTGGAATCTGATTTTCACTTGAAGGAATAACCTGAGTGTGCGGGGCGCCACCCCGACTTGTCAACCTCCCCGAACGAAGCGAGCGCCGGCGCTCGACCCCTCAGCGCACACGCGTCGCCTCGCCGCACCCGGCTCCCGCCCCTCCCCCGAACCTCCGCCCGGGGCGCCGCGCACCGGGTCCCGCCGCCCTCACGCCCGCGCGCGCCGCCTTCGGCCCGGTAACTTCGCTGGTAGTTCACTGGAGAGAACGAAGGCCGGAGTTTTTGCGCAAAGCCCTCTAGCCAGTGTTGACAAGGTCACACCCGGACGGGTTAGAGTCCGTTTACTCCGTCATACGGAAACAGCCATCTGCACTACGAAAACGGTTGGCCGTGCGGGGGACCATCGCCCGCTTCCTCCACCCGAGCGCGGGTACAGGACCTCCGCAGCACCACGACCGGCCGTACAACGGGAGCCCACATGCCCGAGACCAACGCGAGCCCGCCAGGCCGTGCCTCCGATTCCGGCCTGGACCGTCTCAACGCGCTCTCCCCCGCGGAGCTGCGCACCGAGCTCGCGCAGTGCCTCGACATCGAACGCTGGGTCGAGGCCGTCGCGTCGGCCGCGCCCTTCGCCGACCGACGCGGCCTGCTGGACCACGCCGACAAGCACGCCCGCGCGGTGAGCACCGACGAGGTCGCCTCCGCGCTCGCTCG
This region includes:
- a CDS encoding hydroxypyruvate isomerase family protein, whose product is MSHALGYTVNCSLLFTELPLNERPQAARDAGFHAVEFWWPFDDATPPQDEVDAFVAAVDAAGVRLSGLNFFAGALPGPDRGVLSQPARSAEFLANLDVVARIAERTGTTGFNALYGRRLPGVDPAEQDRLALENTVAAAEAVAKVGGTVLVEPISGADDYPLKTAADGLAFVAKVKEAGAENVALLADFFHLAVNGEDVAAVVRAHAAEFGHIQIADAPGRGEPGTGELPVAELLASAEAHGYRGLVGLEYKPTVPTHESFGWL